A region of Pirellulales bacterium DNA encodes the following proteins:
- a CDS encoding ankyrin repeat domain-containing protein has product MPTENESLATTAAIRSGDVAALGRLLSANPGLASSRLGGIAKGRTPLHVVADWPGYFPNGPEIVRILIEAGADPNVRDPDQPGSETPLHWAASSDDVDVAAALIDGGADVEVPDGSIGTPLDNAIGYGCWHVARLLVRRGAKVDKLWHAAALGMLDRLKELLGGRSGGAETEAMSKAFWHACAAGQRRTAELLLNSGADLNWVPDYAKGTPLDAAGGHGTRQENVISWLRDQGAQSAEPST; this is encoded by the coding sequence ATGCCGACCGAAAACGAATCCCTTGCCACGACTGCTGCGATTCGATCCGGCGATGTTGCCGCATTGGGGCGGCTTCTCTCGGCCAATCCGGGCCTCGCCTCGTCGAGGCTCGGCGGTATCGCTAAGGGACGCACGCCGCTGCACGTAGTTGCCGACTGGCCTGGTTACTTTCCGAACGGTCCCGAAATCGTGCGCATACTCATCGAGGCGGGCGCGGACCCGAACGTCCGAGATCCCGACCAGCCTGGATCTGAGACGCCGCTACATTGGGCCGCCAGTTCCGACGACGTCGATGTGGCCGCAGCGCTGATCGACGGCGGTGCTGACGTAGAGGTGCCCGATGGATCCATCGGCACCCCGCTCGACAACGCCATTGGCTATGGCTGCTGGCACGTCGCTCGCCTGCTCGTACGGCGAGGTGCCAAGGTAGACAAGCTGTGGCATGCGGCTGCCCTCGGCATGCTCGACCGCCTAAAGGAACTGCTCGGTGGTCGATCCGGCGGCGCCGAAACTGAAGCAATGTCGAAGGCCTTCTGGCACGCATGCGCCGCCGGCCAGCGCCGAACGGCGGAGTTGCTGCTCAACAGCGGTGCCGACCTGAATTGGGTCCCCGACTACGCCAAGGGAACTCCCCTGGACGCGGCCGGCGGACACGGGACTCGCCAGGAAAATGTCATTAGCTGGCTCCGCGATCAGGGCGCCCAGTCTGCAGAGCCGTCAACGTAA
- a CDS encoding choice-of-anchor tandem repeat GloVer-containing protein produces MQRTSSGQAAFGRIVIGMFISALLFLCTTAAQAQVTIANLHNFDISTEGDGPQPLTVVGGKIYGTTGLDGPGMRGVIYSMNQNGSGFQVLAKVSDTGGSSSIGGLVSDGSKLYGTTVGQDGVYSGSPTIFSLNLDGSDLQPLHTYAGLDGSSPVTLVGSKLYGTTSSDGANDRGTVFSMNLDGTGYQSLYSFDASNSGGSQLTLIGSKLYGIGETGTNFNNEAGTIYSINLDGTGIQTLHALPGATASSQLTVIGSTIYGTTPTPSNPALAGPNASIFSMSLDGSNFQTLHSFAPGAFEPGFGVTSFDGKLFGSATSISTFDDQIFSINPDGSGFQQVLDFKDVDPALNIGYQVNGPLVPMGNSLLGPTNFSAFSGMVFALNVPEPATLSMAILAAIGLLFFGRAAHRRK; encoded by the coding sequence ATGCAGCGTACATCCAGCGGGCAGGCGGCGTTTGGTCGCATCGTTATTGGGATGTTCATCTCGGCGCTCCTTTTTCTCTGCACAACTGCCGCGCAGGCGCAAGTTACGATCGCGAACCTTCATAATTTCGATATTTCGACTGAAGGGGACGGGCCGCAGCCGCTCACCGTTGTTGGCGGCAAGATCTACGGCACCACCGGGCTCGATGGTCCGGGGATGCGCGGCGTCATTTATTCCATGAACCAGAACGGGTCCGGATTTCAAGTTCTGGCCAAGGTCAGTGACACCGGCGGCTCGTCGTCGATCGGCGGATTAGTCTCGGACGGATCAAAACTGTACGGCACCACCGTTGGCCAAGACGGTGTCTACTCCGGCTCCCCTACGATCTTCTCATTGAATCTCGACGGCTCCGATCTGCAGCCGCTGCATACGTACGCGGGCCTTGACGGCAGCTCGCCCGTCACGTTGGTCGGCTCGAAGCTCTATGGCACAACGAGCAGCGACGGAGCAAACGATCGGGGGACCGTATTTTCCATGAACCTCGACGGGACCGGCTATCAATCGCTGTACTCCTTCGATGCGAGCAACTCCGGTGGCAGTCAATTGACCCTCATCGGATCAAAGCTGTACGGCATCGGCGAAACCGGGACGAACTTCAACAACGAAGCGGGCACGATTTACTCGATCAATCTCGACGGCACAGGCATCCAGACGTTGCACGCCCTGCCAGGCGCAACGGCCTCGTCGCAACTCACCGTAATTGGCTCTACGATCTATGGAACGACGCCGACGCCGAGCAATCCGGCCCTGGCCGGGCCTAACGCCTCGATCTTCTCCATGAGCCTCGACGGCAGCAACTTTCAGACGTTGCACTCCTTCGCCCCCGGAGCATTCGAGCCCGGATTCGGCGTGACCTCGTTCGACGGCAAGTTATTTGGCAGTGCCACGAGTATTAGCACCTTTGACGACCAGATATTCTCGATCAATCCCGACGGGTCTGGCTTTCAACAAGTGCTGGACTTCAAAGACGTCGATCCGGCTCTTAACATCGGCTATCAAGTGAATGGCCCCCTGGTGCCAATGGGCAATAGCTTGTTGGGTCCCACGAATTTCTCGGCCTTTAGCGGCATGGTCTTCGCACTAAACGTGCCCGAGCCCGCCACCCTGTCAATGGCGATACTGGCTGCTATCGGGCTGCTATTTTTCGGTCGCGCGGCGCACCGCCGTAAGTAA
- a CDS encoding alpha/beta hydrolase-fold protein, which yields MPSITIRSVSVSSVDTAVSERGPWERIVFSIVLSVLAVWARPAAAAEILVTEFDNETVDVFTTEGARVNYPLISGVTTPTGIAASGTNLFVARYNDNGNGSIASYNASGVLQNKLLIPVLAFPTSVAVSGSDLFVATEGRAGISTGTVGEYTTAGGFVHSGLIRGLVNPVGIVVSGTNLFVVSAGNGANGNGTVGEYTTAGVPINASLITGLNDPGGIALSGGNLFVTNIATGTVGEYTTSGVPINASLITGMDSPGGIAVYGSNLFITNEYIGTVAEYTTAGTLVNPALISGLMYPRGIAIVPEPATGTLLAMGAAVLLALGYGYRKSPSATKRRHGWMRSMANRMKVSLVGLAFAGLALGKSRCAWRVSQVLRQIQMFGCHIHACVSTLRLYVRILRMIRHGHDERGHGTPTRNLSAGRALGAPCRNLATSIFAAAAMVMCALTLNVRATDLSNSLALTYTDGQGHSMQYRLFLPAGYGTPGAEFPLVLFLHGSGESGTDNLAQVDNHIDGLIDATRSGPYSAFLLAPQLPTSSGFGSYNPQDLTMQILQQVEAAYPVETNRMYITGLSMGGFGTFEYISEFPHMFAAAVPLSGGGDSSPENAALTKDVPTWIFHGDADTTVPVADSIEMYQSLVNAGGHPKITIIPGGPHDIWEQIYGDATANQYGVYPWMFSQSIPEPSSLALVVAGVIALAVSKGRKCWRRR from the coding sequence ATGCCAAGCATCACGATCCGAAGCGTCTCTGTGTCGTCGGTCGATACCGCCGTATCCGAGCGGGGACCCTGGGAACGCATTGTTTTCTCGATCGTCCTGAGCGTGCTTGCGGTCTGGGCAAGACCCGCAGCCGCTGCGGAAATCCTTGTCACCGAGTTTGACAACGAAACTGTCGACGTATTCACGACCGAAGGAGCCAGGGTGAATTACCCATTGATTTCAGGCGTGACAACGCCGACCGGTATCGCCGCGTCTGGAACAAATCTATTTGTCGCCAGATATAACGATAACGGCAATGGAAGTATCGCCAGCTACAACGCATCGGGGGTGCTCCAGAACAAGCTCCTTATCCCCGTGTTGGCCTTTCCGACGAGCGTGGCGGTGTCGGGGTCGGATCTTTTCGTCGCGACCGAGGGGCGTGCGGGGATTAGCACCGGTACGGTGGGCGAATACACCACCGCAGGCGGCTTTGTGCATTCGGGGCTTATTCGGGGTTTGGTCAACCCAGTGGGTATTGTGGTTTCGGGCACGAATCTGTTCGTCGTCAGCGCAGGCAACGGTGCGAACGGAAACGGAACAGTTGGTGAATACACCACCGCCGGAGTGCCGATCAACGCCTCGCTGATCACGGGGTTGAACGACCCAGGCGGTATCGCCCTGTCCGGAGGTAATCTGTTCGTCACGAATATTGCCACCGGAACGGTTGGCGAATACACGACCTCCGGAGTGCCGATAAACGCCTCGTTGATCACGGGGATGGACAGCCCTGGTGGAATCGCGGTGTATGGATCGAATTTGTTTATCACGAACGAGTACATCGGAACGGTCGCCGAATATACAACCGCGGGAACGCTCGTGAACCCGGCGCTGATCTCGGGTTTGATGTATCCGAGAGGAATCGCCATCGTGCCCGAACCCGCCACCGGCACGTTGCTGGCGATGGGCGCCGCCGTGTTGCTCGCGCTCGGCTACGGTTACAGAAAATCGCCTTCGGCCACAAAGCGGCGCCATGGCTGGATGAGGAGCATGGCCAACCGCATGAAGGTCTCGCTGGTCGGACTCGCGTTTGCTGGTCTGGCACTGGGCAAGTCGCGTTGCGCATGGAGAGTAAGCCAAGTGCTCCGTCAAATCCAAATGTTCGGGTGTCATATTCACGCTTGCGTGAGCACGCTCCGTCTGTACGTACGTATTCTCAGGATGATTCGGCATGGCCACGACGAGCGTGGCCATGGCACCCCAACCCGAAATTTAAGCGCTGGCAGAGCACTTGGCGCACCGTGCAGGAACCTGGCCACGAGCATTTTCGCGGCGGCTGCAATGGTGATGTGCGCGCTGACCTTGAACGTGCGAGCGACCGATCTGAGTAACTCCTTGGCCCTGACATACACGGATGGCCAAGGGCACTCCATGCAATACCGCCTATTTCTGCCCGCCGGCTACGGCACCCCAGGGGCCGAATTCCCGCTGGTGCTATTCCTGCACGGCTCGGGCGAAAGTGGCACCGACAACCTCGCGCAGGTAGACAATCATATCGACGGTTTGATCGACGCCACGCGCAGCGGACCCTACTCGGCCTTCTTGCTGGCCCCACAGCTGCCGACCTCGTCGGGATTCGGCTCGTACAACCCCCAGGATTTGACAATGCAAATCCTGCAACAGGTCGAGGCGGCATACCCCGTGGAAACCAATCGGATGTACATCACGGGGCTTTCCATGGGAGGTTTCGGCACGTTCGAGTACATCAGCGAATTTCCCCACATGTTCGCAGCGGCTGTTCCCCTGTCCGGTGGCGGAGACAGCAGCCCCGAAAATGCCGCACTGACCAAGGATGTCCCAACCTGGATATTCCATGGCGACGCGGATACGACCGTTCCGGTGGCGGACTCGATCGAAATGTACCAGTCGCTTGTGAACGCGGGCGGCCATCCAAAGATCACCATCATTCCTGGCGGACCGCACGACATTTGGGAGCAGATCTACGGCGATGCGACAGCGAACCAGTACGGCGTTTATCCCTGGATGTTTTCCCAGTCGATTCCAGAACCTTCGTCGTTAGCACTAGTCGTGGCGGGAGTCATCGCCCTGGCTGTAAGCAAAGGACGTAAGTGCTGGCGCAGACGCTGA